The Croceicoccus marinus genome contains a region encoding:
- the dxr gene encoding 1-deoxy-D-xylulose-5-phosphate reductoisomerase yields MRTISLLGATGSIGASTLDLVRRHPADWRVVALSANCSARELAVLAREFRAEIAVVADEGCLPELREALAGSGIEAAGGERALVEAASRPVDLFVAAIVGCAGLAPTMAAIEQGGTIALANKEALVSAGEVMTAAVRRHGATLLPVDSEHNAIFQCLAGGRLSDVRWITLTASGGPFRDATMAELEAATPAQAVKHPNWSMGAKISVDSATMMNKGLEFIEAYHLFPVGLERLRIIVHPQSIVHSMVEYRDGSTLAQLGPSDMRVPIASALAWPARMDTPCDPLDLAAIGTLEFRAPDETRFPATRLAREAAAHGGAAPAVLNAANEIAVAAFLSGQIGFTRIAAMAEDMLGQGTLPPPPSTLDEVLLVDCEARTRARALLQAV; encoded by the coding sequence ATGCGCACGATTTCCCTTCTGGGGGCGACCGGCTCCATCGGCGCGTCGACGCTGGACCTGGTGCGCCGCCATCCGGCGGATTGGCGCGTCGTCGCGCTGTCGGCCAATTGCAGCGCGCGCGAACTGGCGGTGCTGGCGCGCGAGTTCCGGGCCGAGATCGCGGTGGTCGCGGACGAAGGTTGCCTGCCCGAACTGCGCGAGGCGCTGGCTGGCAGCGGGATCGAGGCGGCGGGCGGAGAGCGCGCTTTGGTCGAGGCGGCGTCGCGGCCTGTCGATCTGTTCGTCGCCGCCATCGTCGGCTGCGCGGGGCTTGCCCCCACCATGGCGGCGATCGAGCAGGGCGGCACCATCGCGCTGGCCAACAAGGAAGCGCTGGTGTCGGCGGGCGAGGTGATGACCGCTGCCGTGCGGCGTCACGGCGCGACCCTGCTGCCCGTGGATTCCGAGCATAATGCGATCTTCCAGTGCCTTGCGGGCGGGCGGTTGTCCGACGTTCGCTGGATCACGCTGACCGCCAGCGGCGGGCCGTTCCGCGATGCCACCATGGCAGAGCTGGAAGCGGCTACCCCGGCGCAGGCGGTCAAGCATCCGAACTGGTCGATGGGCGCGAAGATCAGCGTCGATTCGGCGACCATGATGAACAAGGGGCTTGAATTCATCGAGGCCTATCATCTGTTCCCCGTCGGGCTGGAGCGGCTGCGGATCATCGTCCACCCGCAGTCGATCGTGCACTCCATGGTCGAATATCGCGACGGTTCGACATTGGCGCAGCTGGGTCCGTCGGACATGCGCGTGCCGATCGCCAGCGCGCTGGCCTGGCCCGCGCGGATGGACACGCCCTGCGATCCGCTGGACCTGGCGGCCATCGGCACGCTGGAATTCCGCGCTCCGGACGAGACGCGCTTCCCCGCCACCCGCCTGGCGCGCGAGGCGGCGGCGCATGGCGGGGCCGCGCCCGCGGTGCTGAACGCCGCGAACGAGATCGCGGTCGCCGCCTTCCTGTCCGGTCAGATCGGGTTCACCCGGATTGCGGCAATGGCCGAGGACATGCTGGGGCAAGGAACGCTGCCGCCGCCGCCCTCCACGCTCGACGAGGTCCTTCTGGTCGACTGCGAGGCGCGGACAAGGGCGCGGGCGCTGCTGCAGGCGGTCTGA
- a CDS encoding phosphatidate cytidylyltransferase — protein MAGAEPDMLSRRKRDRLKRAMRVPLAIRTSDLPKRAASAAVMLAVVALAFWVGGWAVTVLIVAVAAACLWEWQRMVRTRSLSTFAKAIWFAGGVLYIGLAAWLLLELPLDALPVIIGVVIFTDSCAYFAGRTFGGPKIAPRISPSKTWAGLLGGMLGAALFLWIIMAVLIAADGETGQGVGELLLAPMSPVYAAAGAVLAVAAQAGDFFESWMKRKAAMKDSSNLIPGHGGVFDRIDGLLPVAILVGLSFMNFL, from the coding sequence ATGGCGGGCGCTGAACCCGATATGCTGTCCCGGCGCAAGCGCGACCGGCTGAAGCGCGCGATGCGCGTGCCGCTGGCGATCCGCACGTCGGATTTGCCCAAGCGCGCGGCCTCTGCCGCGGTGATGCTGGCGGTCGTGGCGCTGGCGTTCTGGGTCGGCGGCTGGGCGGTGACGGTGCTGATCGTGGCGGTCGCCGCGGCTTGCCTGTGGGAATGGCAGCGCATGGTCCGCACGCGCTCGCTCTCGACATTCGCCAAGGCGATCTGGTTCGCGGGCGGGGTGCTGTATATCGGGCTGGCGGCATGGCTGCTGCTGGAACTGCCGCTCGACGCGCTTCCGGTGATCATCGGGGTAGTGATCTTTACCGACAGTTGCGCCTATTTCGCGGGACGCACGTTCGGCGGGCCCAAGATTGCGCCGCGCATCAGCCCGTCGAAGACCTGGGCGGGGCTGCTGGGGGGCATGCTGGGCGCGGCGCTGTTCCTGTGGATCATCATGGCGGTGCTGATCGCGGCTGATGGCGAGACCGGGCAGGGCGTGGGCGAGCTGCTGCTGGCGCCGATGTCGCCGGTCTATGCTGCGGCGGGCGCGGTGCTGGCGGTGGCGGCGCAGGCGGGCGATTTCTTCGAAAGCTGGATGAAACGCAAGGCGGCGATGAAGGATTCGTCGAACCTGATCCCCGGCCATGGCGGCGTGTTCGACCGGATCGACGGGCTGCTGCCCGTGGCCATTCTGGTCGGGCTGAGCTTCATGAATTTCCTGTGA
- the uppS gene encoding polyprenyl diphosphate synthase produces MDGNGRWAKKRLLPRAMGHRKGVEAVRKLVRSLRGTGIDALTLYAFSSENWKRTEEEIADLTTLMKHFIRSDLGEMIENGVKLRIIGDHSAFDPEAVALIDDALARTAHNTGTVLTVALNYGAQQEIARAAAAAAQAGVVTVDTISAHLDTADLPPLDLLIRTSGEIRLSNFLLWQAAYAELYFTDVLWPDFTPEHFQEAVASFGARERRYGGR; encoded by the coding sequence ATGGATGGCAACGGGCGGTGGGCCAAGAAGCGCCTGCTCCCCCGCGCGATGGGGCACCGCAAGGGCGTGGAGGCGGTGCGAAAGCTGGTCCGCTCGCTGCGCGGCACGGGAATCGACGCCCTGACCCTGTACGCCTTCAGTTCCGAGAACTGGAAGCGGACCGAGGAGGAGATTGCCGACCTTACCACGCTGATGAAGCATTTCATCCGCTCTGACCTGGGCGAGATGATCGAGAACGGGGTGAAGCTGCGCATCATCGGCGACCATTCCGCGTTCGATCCCGAGGCGGTGGCGCTGATCGACGATGCGCTGGCGCGCACCGCGCATAATACCGGCACGGTGCTGACCGTGGCGCTGAACTATGGCGCGCAGCAGGAAATCGCGCGCGCCGCGGCGGCCGCGGCGCAGGCGGGCGTGGTGACGGTGGACACGATTTCGGCCCATCTCGACACCGCGGACCTGCCGCCGCTCGACCTGCTGATCCGCACCAGCGGAGAGATCCGGCTGTCGAACTTCCTGCTGTGGCAGGCGGCCTATGCCGAGCTGTATTTCACCGACGTGCTGTGGCCCGATTTCACGCCCGAGCATTTCCAGGAAGCGGTCGCCAGTTTCGGCGCCCGCGAAAGGCGTTATGGCGGGCGCTGA
- the frr gene encoding ribosome recycling factor — protein sequence MAKFDKADLERRMAGAVEALKSDLAGLRTGRANTSLLDPVVVEVYGAMMPLNQVATVSAPEPRMLSVQVWDRSNMTAVEKGIAHAGLGLNPSIDGQTLRLPIPDLTEERRKELAKLAGKYAEAAKIAIRNVRRDGMEALKEDEKKKEISEDDRKRSEDEVQKLTDKYVAETDKAAEAKEKEILSQ from the coding sequence ATGGCCAAATTCGACAAGGCCGATCTGGAACGCCGCATGGCCGGCGCCGTGGAAGCGCTGAAGAGCGACCTGGCGGGTCTGCGTACCGGGCGCGCCAATACCTCGCTGCTCGATCCCGTGGTGGTCGAGGTCTATGGCGCGATGATGCCGCTGAACCAGGTGGCGACCGTGTCCGCGCCCGAACCGCGCATGCTGTCGGTCCAGGTGTGGGACCGTTCGAACATGACCGCGGTGGAAAAGGGCATCGCGCATGCCGGGCTGGGCCTGAACCCGTCGATCGACGGCCAGACATTGCGCCTGCCGATCCCCGACCTGACCGAGGAGCGCCGCAAGGAGCTGGCCAAGCTGGCCGGCAAATATGCCGAGGCCGCCAAGATCGCGATCCGCAACGTGCGCCGCGACGGCATGGAAGCGCTGAAGGAAGACGAGAAGAAGAAGGAAATCTCGGAAGACGACCGCAAGCGGTCCGAGGACGAGGTCCAGAAGCTGACCGACAAATACGTGGCCGAGACCGACAAGGCGGCCGAGGCGAAGGAAAAGGAAATCCTGAGCCAGTGA
- the pyrH gene encoding UMP kinase translates to MPLPQFKRILLKLSGEVLMGDQPFGIDTDYVAKLAQEVKAAKETGLEICLVIGGGNIFRGMAGAAKGMDRAQADYMGMLATVMNALAMQSALEQIGVETRVQSAVQMDQVCEPVIRRRAERHMEKGRIVIFAAGVGAPYFTTDSGAALRAAEMRCDALFKGTSVDGVYNADPKKDPSAVRYETVGYDRVLADNLKVMDASAVALCRDNDIPIVVFSIRERGNLARVLAGEGTQTVVGAGD, encoded by the coding sequence ATGCCCCTTCCGCAGTTCAAACGCATCCTCCTGAAGCTTTCGGGCGAAGTCCTGATGGGCGACCAGCCCTTTGGCATCGACACCGATTACGTCGCCAAGCTGGCGCAGGAGGTGAAGGCGGCGAAGGAAACCGGACTGGAAATCTGCCTGGTCATCGGCGGCGGCAACATCTTTCGCGGCATGGCGGGCGCGGCCAAGGGGATGGACCGCGCGCAGGCCGACTACATGGGCATGCTGGCCACGGTGATGAACGCGCTGGCGATGCAAAGCGCGCTGGAACAGATCGGCGTGGAAACGCGCGTGCAGTCCGCCGTGCAGATGGACCAGGTGTGCGAACCGGTGATCCGCCGCCGCGCCGAACGCCACATGGAAAAGGGCCGCATCGTGATATTCGCCGCGGGCGTGGGCGCGCCCTATTTCACCACCGACAGCGGCGCGGCGCTGCGCGCGGCGGAAATGAGATGCGACGCGCTGTTCAAGGGCACCAGCGTCGACGGCGTCTATAACGCCGATCCCAAGAAGGATCCGTCGGCGGTGCGTTACGAAACCGTGGGTTACGACCGGGTGCTGGCCGACAACCTGAAAGTGATGGACGCCAGCGCCGTGGCCTTGTGCCGCGACAACGACATACCCATCGTCGTGTTCTCGATCCGCGAGCGGGGCAATCTGGCCCGCGTGCTGGCGGGCGAGGGGACGCAGACCGTGGTGGGCGCCGGCGACTGA
- a CDS encoding acyltransferase, giving the protein MSVPANVGLYRDAHLTGKAGSSLPAAGSQRRQRLEFIDLLRAMAIIIVVATHMRDPFPPSGLIKSEPFGLLFRHINLIFIFVSGFLFQYLLGRFSYGSYLRTKLRNVGLPYLVMSLPALAIYLAGLKEPAPHVSAAAEYGALAQLGAMLATGSHLAPFWFIPMMAIFYLAAPVLARMDRVPVFYWLILPLLAVSMVVGRSAADDNPFQNFLFYLPVYLIGMVMSHFAGRLTAVPVLGWLAMMLCIFLPFWGPAAGAPFHDNFLFVTKIAFCIGLTGMLALHVRQTPRWLRYVGDISFGIFFVHYYAIALVSQLVERQFFGGRLAGITLYLLSTAVVFGLSVLAVAVIRRLSGTHSRQIVGA; this is encoded by the coding sequence TTGTCAGTACCTGCAAATGTCGGGCTTTATCGGGACGCGCATCTTACCGGCAAGGCGGGGTCATCCTTGCCCGCCGCCGGATCGCAGCGCCGACAGAGGCTTGAATTCATCGATCTGCTGCGGGCCATGGCGATCATCATCGTCGTGGCCACCCATATGCGCGACCCGTTTCCGCCGAGCGGGTTGATCAAGTCCGAGCCTTTCGGACTGCTGTTCCGGCATATCAACCTGATCTTCATCTTCGTATCGGGCTTCCTGTTCCAGTATCTGCTGGGGCGGTTCAGCTATGGGTCCTATCTCAGGACAAAGCTGCGCAATGTGGGGCTCCCTTATCTGGTCATGTCGCTGCCTGCGCTGGCGATCTATCTGGCGGGGCTGAAGGAGCCTGCCCCCCATGTCAGCGCCGCTGCCGAGTATGGCGCGCTGGCCCAGCTTGGCGCGATGCTGGCGACGGGTTCCCATCTGGCACCTTTCTGGTTCATCCCGATGATGGCGATTTTCTATTTGGCCGCGCCGGTCCTGGCGCGGATGGACAGGGTCCCGGTTTTCTACTGGTTGATACTGCCCTTGCTGGCGGTTTCGATGGTGGTCGGACGGTCGGCGGCGGATGACAACCCGTTCCAGAACTTCCTGTTCTATCTGCCCGTCTACCTGATCGGCATGGTGATGTCGCATTTCGCCGGCCGGCTGACGGCGGTGCCGGTGCTGGGCTGGCTGGCGATGATGCTGTGCATTTTCCTGCCCTTCTGGGGACCCGCTGCCGGGGCCCCGTTTCATGACAATTTCCTGTTCGTGACCAAGATCGCCTTCTGCATCGGGCTGACGGGCATGCTTGCGCTTCATGTCCGGCAAACGCCGCGCTGGCTGCGCTATGTCGGTGACATCAGCTTCGGCATCTTCTTCGTGCATTATTACGCGATCGCGCTGGTGTCGCAGCTGGTCGAACGGCAGTTCTTCGGCGGCCGCCTTGCGGGCATCACGCTCTATTTGCTGAGCACGGCGGTGGTCTTCGGGCTGTCGGTCCTGGCGGTGGCGGTGATCAGGCGCCTGTCCGGCACGCACAGCCGCCAGATCGTCGGCGCATGA
- the tsf gene encoding translation elongation factor Ts: protein MAYTAADVKALREKSGAGMMDCKKALEETNGDMEAAVDFLRAKGLAAAAKKSSRTAAEGLVGVAVEGTKGVAVEVNSETDFVAKNEQFQDFVRTATQVALNVDGDDVDALKGASYPGGTTVGDKLTDNVATIGENQQIRRIKLVAVSEGVVVPYMHNAAAPNLGKIGVLVALESSAPAEKLEELGRQLAMHIAAAFPQALTAEGLDAEVIERERAIARDKAAESGKPENVQEKMVEGAVAKYAKENALLSQIFVMDNKTPIQQVVDQAGKDAGAKIVLKDYVRFQLGEGIEKEESDFAAEVAAAVGG from the coding sequence ATGGCTTACACCGCCGCTGACGTGAAAGCCCTGCGCGAGAAGAGCGGCGCAGGCATGATGGATTGCAAGAAGGCGCTGGAAGAAACGAACGGCGACATGGAAGCCGCCGTCGATTTCCTGCGCGCCAAGGGTCTTGCCGCCGCCGCCAAGAAGTCCAGCCGCACCGCGGCCGAGGGCCTGGTTGGCGTGGCCGTCGAAGGCACCAAGGGCGTTGCGGTCGAGGTGAACTCGGAAACCGACTTCGTCGCCAAGAACGAGCAGTTCCAGGACTTCGTCCGCACTGCGACGCAGGTTGCCCTGAATGTCGATGGTGACGATGTCGATGCGCTTAAGGGTGCTTCCTATCCCGGCGGCACCACCGTCGGCGACAAGCTTACCGACAATGTCGCCACCATCGGCGAGAACCAGCAGATCCGCCGCATCAAGTTGGTCGCGGTCAGCGAAGGCGTGGTCGTGCCCTACATGCACAACGCCGCCGCGCCGAACCTGGGCAAGATCGGCGTGCTGGTCGCGCTGGAAAGCTCGGCTCCGGCTGAGAAGCTGGAAGAGCTGGGCCGCCAGCTGGCCATGCACATCGCCGCGGCGTTCCCGCAGGCGCTGACCGCCGAAGGCCTCGACGCCGAGGTGATCGAGCGTGAGCGCGCCATCGCCCGCGACAAGGCTGCCGAGAGCGGCAAGCCCGAGAACGTGCAGGAAAAGATGGTCGAAGGCGCCGTGGCGAAATACGCCAAGGAGAACGCCCTGCTGTCGCAGATCTTCGTGATGGACAACAAGACTCCGATCCAGCAGGTCGTCGACCAGGCCGGCAAGGATGCGGGCGCCAAGATCGTGCTGAAGGACTATGTCCGCTTCCAGCTCGGCGAAGGCATCGAGAAGGAAGAGAGTGACTTCGCAGCTGAAGTCGCCGCTGCCGTCGGGGGCTGA
- the rpsB gene encoding 30S ribosomal protein S2: MASTGVTMQQLIEAGAHFGHQTHRWNPRMKPYIFGARNGVHIIDLSQTVPLFQRALDFVSSTAQAGGKVLFVGTKRQAQDPIREAALASGQYFVNHRWLGGMLTNWQTVSKSIKKLKTIEEQLSGDVSGLTKKEILDMTRKRDKLEMSLGGIRDMGGIPDVMFVIDANVEELAIKEANVLGIPVVAVLDTNVDPSGISFPIPGNDDAARAVRLYCDAIAGAARRGGQKGVADSGVDIGAMEEPVAEEVAG; the protein is encoded by the coding sequence ATGGCGTCCACTGGCGTCACCATGCAGCAATTGATCGAGGCCGGCGCACACTTCGGCCACCAGACCCACCGCTGGAACCCGCGGATGAAGCCGTATATCTTCGGCGCCCGCAACGGTGTTCACATCATCGACCTGTCGCAGACCGTGCCGCTGTTCCAGCGCGCGCTCGACTTCGTGTCGTCCACCGCGCAGGCGGGTGGCAAGGTGCTGTTCGTCGGCACCAAGAGGCAGGCTCAGGACCCGATCCGCGAAGCCGCGCTGGCATCGGGCCAGTATTTCGTCAACCACCGCTGGCTGGGCGGCATGCTGACCAACTGGCAGACCGTGTCGAAATCGATCAAGAAGCTGAAGACCATCGAGGAACAGCTGTCGGGCGACGTTTCGGGCCTGACCAAGAAGGAAATCCTCGACATGACCCGCAAGCGCGACAAGCTTGAGATGTCGCTGGGCGGCATTCGCGACATGGGCGGCATTCCGGACGTGATGTTCGTGATCGACGCCAATGTCGAGGAACTGGCCATCAAGGAAGCCAACGTCCTTGGCATCCCCGTCGTCGCCGTGCTCGACACCAATGTCGATCCCTCGGGCATCTCGTTCCCGATCCCGGGTAACGACGACGCGGCCCGCGCCGTGCGCCTGTACTGCGACGCCATTGCCGGGGCGGCTCGCCGCGGTGGCCAGAAGGGCGTGGCGGATTCCGGTGTCGATATCGGCGCCATGGAAGAGCCGGTTGCGGAAGAAGTCGCCGGCTGA
- the pssA gene encoding CDP-diacylglycerol--serine O-phosphatidyltransferase produces MSDGIENGRSVDDPRNADGDIGPRITHGERPVPRRSSKGLSMRAVTPNAITAAALCLGLTGIRFAIDGNWSMSVLAVLTAGALDGIDGRIARLLKAQSRFGAELDSLADSLSFGVAPALILFLWSLQDLPRIGWFASLALALCCMLRLARFNAQIDEEDQPHKSAGFLTGVPAPIGGGLAFLPLYLWMATDEALFRDPVLVAIWVVLIAFLMISNLATLSWTSFKPGRSVRIELIAFVGLLGAALLLEPWLTLVAVSVVYIALLPYGWWRYRSVRRRREDARTTLA; encoded by the coding sequence ATGAGCGACGGAATTGAAAACGGTAGATCCGTCGATGATCCGCGGAACGCCGACGGCGATATCGGGCCCCGGATCACGCATGGCGAGCGCCCGGTGCCGCGCCGCAGTTCCAAGGGGCTGTCCATGCGGGCCGTCACCCCCAACGCCATTACCGCCGCTGCGCTGTGCCTTGGCCTGACGGGTATCCGCTTTGCCATCGATGGCAATTGGAGCATGTCGGTGCTGGCGGTGCTGACCGCAGGCGCGCTCGACGGGATAGACGGACGCATCGCGCGGCTGCTGAAGGCGCAGAGCCGGTTCGGAGCCGAGCTGGACAGCCTGGCCGATTCCTTGTCCTTCGGCGTTGCGCCGGCCCTGATCCTGTTTCTATGGTCCCTGCAGGACCTGCCGCGGATCGGCTGGTTCGCCTCGCTTGCTTTGGCGCTGTGCTGCATGCTGCGTCTTGCCCGCTTCAACGCGCAGATCGATGAGGAGGACCAGCCGCACAAGTCGGCCGGTTTCCTGACGGGCGTTCCCGCACCGATCGGCGGCGGTCTGGCGTTCCTGCCGCTCTATCTGTGGATGGCGACGGACGAGGCGTTGTTCCGCGACCCCGTGCTGGTCGCGATCTGGGTCGTGCTGATCGCGTTCCTTATGATCTCGAACCTGGCGACGCTTAGCTGGACATCCTTCAAGCCCGGCCGCTCGGTTCGGATCGAGCTGATCGCTTTCGTCGGCCTTCTGGGCGCCGCGTTGCTGCTGGAGCCGTGGCTGACACTGGTCGCGGTATCGGTCGTGTATATCGCGCTGCTACCCTATGGCTGGTGGCGCTATCGCAGTGTCAGGCGGCGGCGGGAAGATGCTCGCACGACCTTGGCCTGA
- a CDS encoding phosphatidylserine decarboxylase: protein MAGEILDNEGRGEAGWSWPPVHPEGRKYGLIAGVVALFFLLVLDWEIVGWPLLVLTFGVFAFFRDPRRIVPQDPDAIVSPADGLITLIRKVPPPLELQMDDGSGSAGLGTDEVIRISIFMSVFDVHINRAPVSGTLRRLVYIPGKFVNADLDKASEDNERQHLLMEREDGVLVGFTQIAGLVARRIVPFVKPGDMLAAGQRVGLIRFGSRVDIYLPAGTEPAVVLGQKAIAGETVLARIGQTRLIEGIAL, encoded by the coding sequence ATGGCAGGAGAAATTCTCGACAACGAGGGGCGCGGGGAAGCTGGCTGGAGCTGGCCGCCGGTCCATCCCGAAGGGCGCAAGTACGGCCTGATCGCCGGCGTCGTCGCGCTGTTTTTCCTGCTCGTCCTCGATTGGGAAATCGTGGGCTGGCCACTGCTGGTGCTGACGTTCGGCGTGTTTGCATTCTTCCGCGATCCCAGGCGGATCGTGCCTCAGGATCCGGACGCGATCGTTTCGCCAGCGGACGGGTTGATCACCCTGATCCGCAAGGTTCCGCCGCCGCTGGAACTGCAGATGGATGACGGTTCGGGCTCGGCAGGTCTGGGCACGGACGAAGTCATCCGCATTTCGATCTTCATGAGCGTGTTCGACGTCCACATCAATCGCGCTCCGGTTTCCGGCACTCTGCGGCGGCTGGTCTATATACCCGGCAAGTTCGTCAACGCCGACCTCGACAAGGCGAGCGAGGACAACGAGCGGCAGCATCTGCTGATGGAGCGCGAGGATGGCGTTCTGGTCGGCTTCACGCAGATCGCGGGTCTGGTCGCGCGGCGCATCGTTCCGTTCGTGAAGCCCGGCGACATGCTGGCGGCGGGCCAGCGCGTCGGCCTGATCCGGTTCGGCAGCCGCGTCGACATCTATCTGCCCGCGGGCACCGAGCCTGCGGTTGTTCTGGGCCAGAAGGCTATCGCAGGCGAAACGGTTCTTGCCCGTATCGGGCAGACCCGGCTGATTGAAGGAATTGCGCTGTAA
- a CDS encoding glycerol-3-phosphate dehydrogenase, with product MARQPKGASVAKDGMAEFDLLIVGGGINGAGIARDAAGRGLRVLLVEQDDLANYTSSSSTKLIHGGLRYLEYGEIALVRESLIERERLLAMAPHIIWPLRFVLPQSQSPRPAWMVRAGLFLYDHIGGRRKLPGTGTIDLSSDPMGEGLKDGGKAFVYSDCWVEDSRLTVLNAMDAALSGADIRTRTRLVAAREEEGRWAATLEDERGTSEVRAAMLVNAAGPWVDDILRKLGRARNDRGVRLVKGSHIVVPRLYDGDHAFMLQNPDRRIVFAIPYEHDYTLIGTTDQPWEGPPGRAGISEEETHYLCDTANRYFGRSIAPEDVRWSYAGIRPLYDDHAADASAVTRDYVLDLDAGGERDERKGRAPMLSIFGGKITTYRRLAEHALQQIAPFFPRMGRAWTAGITLPGGEMAGGDFHAFLGGLISRFPGFPRPFLHRLARAYGTRAELVLGEAASIAALGEDFGGTLSRREVDYLVEHEWARTAEDILWRRSKIGLHADEGVAERIGSYLSGRRSGNGNG from the coding sequence ATGGCGCGCCAGCCGAAAGGAGCAAGCGTGGCGAAGGACGGAATGGCCGAATTCGATCTGCTGATCGTCGGCGGCGGGATCAACGGCGCGGGGATCGCCCGCGATGCGGCGGGCAGGGGCCTGCGGGTGCTGCTGGTCGAGCAGGACGATCTGGCGAACTACACATCCTCTTCATCCACCAAGCTGATCCACGGCGGGCTGCGCTATCTCGAATATGGCGAGATCGCTTTGGTGCGCGAATCCCTGATCGAGCGTGAGCGCCTGCTGGCCATGGCGCCGCATATCATCTGGCCGCTGCGCTTCGTGCTGCCGCAGTCGCAATCGCCGCGGCCCGCCTGGATGGTGCGCGCGGGGCTGTTTCTCTACGATCATATCGGCGGGCGGCGGAAACTGCCGGGGACCGGCACGATCGATCTGTCGTCAGATCCGATGGGCGAAGGGCTGAAGGATGGCGGCAAGGCCTTCGTCTATTCCGACTGCTGGGTGGAGGACAGCCGCCTCACCGTGCTGAACGCGATGGACGCCGCGCTGAGCGGCGCTGATATCCGCACGCGAACCCGGCTTGTCGCCGCGCGAGAGGAGGAGGGGCGGTGGGCCGCGACGCTTGAGGACGAACGGGGGACGAGCGAGGTGCGTGCGGCCATGCTCGTCAATGCGGCCGGTCCTTGGGTGGACGACATATTGCGCAAGCTGGGCCGCGCCAGGAACGATCGCGGCGTGCGGCTGGTGAAGGGCAGCCATATCGTGGTCCCGCGCCTGTATGACGGCGATCACGCCTTCATGTTGCAGAACCCCGACCGCCGGATCGTGTTCGCCATTCCCTATGAGCACGATTACACGCTGATCGGCACCACCGACCAGCCGTGGGAAGGCCCCCCGGGCAGGGCCGGGATCAGCGAGGAGGAAACGCATTATCTGTGCGACACCGCGAACCGCTATTTCGGCCGCTCGATAGCGCCCGAAGACGTAAGGTGGAGCTATGCGGGTATCCGGCCGCTGTATGACGATCATGCGGCTGATGCCTCGGCAGTGACGCGCGATTACGTGCTGGATCTCGACGCGGGGGGCGAGAGGGATGAGCGCAAGGGACGCGCGCCGATGCTGTCGATCTTTGGCGGGAAGATAACGACCTATCGCAGGCTTGCCGAACATGCGCTGCAACAGATTGCCCCTTTCTTTCCCCGAATGGGCCGGGCGTGGACCGCCGGGATCACGCTGCCCGGCGGCGAGATGGCTGGCGGCGATTTCCACGCATTCCTTGGCGGTCTGATCAGTCGTTTTCCCGGCTTTCCGCGCCCATTCCTGCACCGGCTTGCGCGCGCCTATGGTACAAGGGCGGAACTGGTACTGGGCGAGGCGGCATCTATTGCCGCGCTGGGTGAAGACTTTGGCGGAACCCTCTCCCGGCGCGAGGTCGACTATCTGGTCGAACACGAATGGGCGCGGACGGCGGAGGATATTCTGTGGCGGCGCTCCAAGATCGGATTGCATGCGGATGAGGGCGTTGCGGAACGGATCGGGTCCTATCTTTCTGGTAGGCGCAGCGGCAATGGCAATGGCTGA